One region of Bombus affinis isolate iyBomAffi1 chromosome 3, iyBomAffi1.2, whole genome shotgun sequence genomic DNA includes:
- the LOC126914316 gene encoding RNA polymerase-associated protein CTR9 homolog isoform X2, with product MLAACYMQEANREKNKVKKRHLFTKAAQLHTNADEIIMYDQNHILGRAYLCLLERDKMNQADNQFNFILNLSPNNIPCLLGKACVAFNRKNYRGALAFYKKALRINPNCPAAVRLGMGHCFMKLNNQEKARLAFERALQLDGQCVGALVGLSIMQLNEQQPDSIRTGIQMLSKAYIIDPTNSMVLNHLANHFFFKKNYNKVHNLALHAFHNTENDVIRAESCYQLARVFHIEGKYNQAFQYYYQAIQFASPTFVLPHFGLGQMYIYRDDVEKAEQCFEKVLEVHPDNCETMKILGSLYANSGSQSKRDIAKNYLRKVTEQFPDDIEAWIELAQILQESDHKAALNAYGTVIRILKEQNQTDIPSEILNNVGALHYRLGNLEEAKKNLEVSLMSSEADALHDPVYYNSITVTTKYNLARLNEALCIFDEAEKLYRAILKKHPNYIDCYLRLGCMARDKGEIYEAFDWFKDALSINSRHPDAWILMGNLHLSKMQWGLAQKKFERIINEPETSTDAYSLIALGNIWLETLYQDKEGKNRNKKYQKRALAMYKKVLRNDPKNIWAANGIGAVLAHKGYVNEARDIFAQVRDATAKFPDVWLNIAHIYVEQQQFFNAIQMYVNCLRKFYKYHDVEVLQYLGRAYFKAGKLKEAKLTLLKGIRVAPQDTVLLYNIAFVLRCLAIQTLKDARSTLTTVLEAVRELALSHKYFQYLSRHGDKIRQLANAEAGSCQDLLSQAQYHVARARRLDEEEKIFKRKQEEERQVFKIRQTEEKRKSEEMRRQKEEEMIQKRQEYVEKTKNVLVIAAMPPKRPRGKGREARTDQYVSDNGGSESEEGCEKTRRKKKRKRKASGEHKEKRGKDKGMREKKMGNGENSSESDRSKPKRGRKGIIKKDRAFQKSTAKIATGKMPLSKEIISMNKSDSNSGGSKIASRGESRNEGRVRINRRIMYDSQESSTPRSRSSSRSKFRSRSRSSSRLRSEVQPRSVFRSPFRSRSGSKSRSQSRSKSPPRSRSVSAKSGSRSKSGSWKSQLRSKSRSGSEKSGSQPRSRSGFTASARSRSSSADNIRPRAGSARSVRSRSGSVANARSSSGSAAGARSRSGSARSARSRSGSAANARSSSGSAAGARSRSGSVASARSRSGSARSARSRSDSEAGARSRSGSVASARSRSGSARSARSRSGSAANARSSSGSAAGARSRSGSVASARSRSGSARSARSRSSSAANARSSSGSAAGARSRSGSARSARSRSGSAANARSSSGSAAGARSRSGSVASARSRSGSARSARSRSGSAAGARSSPASVTGARSRLGTASSVPLRTGSAVNARSTSGSAAGARSRLDYARSALLRRGPVARTRSRLGSARSARSRPGSAVSARSVSGSVASARSRSGSARSVRSRSGSAANARSSSGSAAGVRWRSGSVASARLRSDSARSARSRSGSAAGVRSRSGSVASARLRSGSAVSARSTSGSVAGARSRLDSARSALFRRGPVASARSNLGSVAGVRSRLGFARSVRSRSGSVAREQSRSGSVRSVRSRSGSVARARSRSRSAPSVRSRSGSVARARSRSGSAPSVRSRSGSVANARSGSGSAANARSRSCSARSALCRSESAGSVLSRQRSISSILSSWGSIVSMLSSWGSPPSAQSSPGSVASARSSPGFAAGAQSRSGSAASAQSRSGSARSARSRSASAVSARSNSGSVAGVRSRSGFARSVRSRSGSVAREQSRSGSVRSVRSRSGSVARARSRSRSAPSVRSRSGSVARARSRSGSAPSVRSRSGSVANARSGSGSAANARSRSCSAANARSRLDSAVSARSRSWSPSGSRKVASRSRLRSRSGSRSGS from the exons ATGTTGGCTGCATGTTATATGCAGGAAGCcaacagagaaaagaataaaGTCAAAAAGAGACATCTATTTACAAAAGCTGCCCAATTACATACAAATGCAGATGAGATTATTATGTATGACCAG AATCATATACTTGGCAGAGCTTATTTATGCCTTCTGGAAAGGGATAAGATGAATCAGGCTGATAaccaatttaattttatattaaatctgTCTCCAAACAATATTCCTTGCCTATTAGGAAAAGCATGCGTAGCGTTTAACAGAAAAAATTACAGAGGTGCTCTTGCCTTTTATAAAAAGGCATTGAGAATAAATCCAAATTGTCCAGCTGCTGTGAGGTTGGGGATGGGGCATTgttttatgaaattaaataatcagGAAAAAGCTCGTTTAGCATTTGAAAGAGCTTTACAGTTAGATGGCCAATGTGTTGGAGCATTAGTTGGACTTTCAATTATGCAACTGAATGAACAACAGCCTGATAGTATCAGAACTGGTATTCAAATGTTATCGAAAGCTTATATCATTGATCCGACTAATTCCATGGTGTTGAATCATTTGGCAAatcattttttctttaaaaagaaCTATAACAAAGTACACAACTTAGCCCTCCATGCATTTCACAATACTGAAAACGATGTTATACGTGCAGAAAGTTGCTATCAATTAGCCAGAGTATTTCATATCGAA GGTAAGTATAACCAAGCGTTTCAATATTACTATCAGGCCATACAATTTGCGTCTCCAACTTTTGTATTACCACACTTTGGCTTAGGTCAAATGTATATTTATCGTGATGATGTAGAAAAA GCAGAACAATGTTTCGAAAAAGTGTTGGAAGTTCATCCAGATAATTGTGAAACAATGAAAATTCTTGGATCTCTTTACGCAAATTCAGGTTCTCAATCCAAACGCGATATTGCTAAAAACTACCTTCGGAAAGTAACTGAACAATTTCCGGATGATATTGAAGCATGGATTGAATTGGCTCAAATATTGCAGGAAAGTGACCATAAAGCCGCCTTAAATGCATATGGTACGGTAATTAGGATTTTAAAAGAACAAAACCAGACAGATATACCATCAGAAATTCTAAACAATGTTGGTGCTCTACATTATAG ACTTGGAAACTTAGAAGAAGCTAAGAAAAATTTGGAGGTATCTTTAATGAGTTCTGAAGCTGATGCCTTACACGATCCTGTATACTATAACTCAATTACAGTTACGACAAAATATAATTTGGCTCGTTTAAACGAAGCTTTATGCATATTTGATGAAGCAGAAAAATTATACAGAGCCATTTTAAAGAAACATCCAAACTATATAGATTGTTATTTACGACTTGGCTGTATGGCTCGAGATAAAGGAGAAATTTATGAAGCGTTTGATTGGTTTAAGGATGCTTTAAGCATAAATAGCAGGCACCCAGATGCATGGATTCTTATGGGTAACTTACATTTGTCTAAAATGCAATGGGGTCTTGCCCAGAAGAAATTCGAAAGAATTATAAACGAACCAGAAACAAGTACCGATGCCTATTCTTTGATTGCTTTGGGTAACATTTGGTTGGAAACGTTGTATCAAGATAAAGAAGGTAAAAATCGAAACAAGAAATATCAAAAAAGAGCATTGGCTATGTATAAAAAG GTTTTGCGAAACGATCCTAAAAATATTTGGGCTGCAAATGGAATAGGAGCTGTACTGGCGCATAAAGGTTATGTAAATGAAGCTAGAGATATTTTTGCTCAAGTTCGAGATGCAACAGCAAAATTTCCCGATGTATGGTTGAATATTGCGCACATTTATGTAGAGCAACAACAATTCTTTAACGCTATCCAAATG taTGTAAACTGCCTTCGGAAGTTCTATAAATACCATGATGTCGAAGTTTTGCAATATCTTGGAAGAGCTTACTTTAAAGCTGGTAAATTAAAAGAAGCAAAATTGACATTATTAAAG GGAATAAGAGTAGCTCCACAGGACACTGTTTTGTTATACAATATTGCATTTGTCCTTCGATGTCTAGCGATACAAACTTTGAAGGATGCGAGATCCACATTAACAACTGTGCTCGAGGCAGTTCGCGAATTGGCACTCTCACATAAATACTTCCAATATCTATCAAGGCATGGTGATAAAATACGGCAACTTGCGAACGCAGAAGCAGGGAGCTGTCAAGATCTTTTATCGCAAGCGCAATATCATGTTGCCAGAGCTAGACGATTGGACGaggaagaaaaaatatttaagagaaaacaagaagaagaaag ACAAGTATTTAAAATTCGACAAACGGAAGAAAAACGGAAATCTGAAGAAATGCGACGacaaaaagaagaggaaatgaTACAGAAACGTCAAGAGTACGTTGAAAAGACAAAGAACGTTTTGGTAATCGCTGCAATGCCTCCAAAAAGACCTAGAGGGAAAGGAAGAGAAGCACGCACTGATCAATACGTTAGTGACAATGGTGGTTCTGAAAGTGAGGAAGGTTGCGAGAAAACTcgtagaaaaaagaaacgcaaAAGAAAAGCAAGTGGCGAACATAAAGAAAAAAGGGGCAAGGATAAAGGAATGCGCGAGAAAAAAATGGGGAATGGAGAAAATA GTTCAGAAAGTGATCGATCCAAGCCGAAACGTGGGAGAAAAGGGATTATTAAGAAAGACAGAGCATTTCAGAAAAGTACAGCTAAGATTGCAACAGGAAAGATGCCTTTATCGAAGGAAATTATATCAATGAACAAATCTGATAGCAATTCAGGAGGTTCTAAAATTGCTAGCAG AGGTGAAAGCCGTAACGAAGGTCGCGTACGCATAAATAGACGAATTATGTATGACTCACAAGAATCCAGTACACCAAGATCCAGGTCTAGTTCCAGATCGAAATTTAGAAGCCGTTCTAGAAGTAGCTCACGATTGCGATCAGAAGTTCAACCTCGATCCGTATTTCGTTCACCATTTAGATCTCGTTCAGGTTCCAAGTCGAGAAGTCAATCGCGGTCGAAAAGTCCGCCGAGATCAAGATCCGTTTCAGCGAAAAGTGGTTCACGCTCAAAATCAGGATCGTGGAAAAGTCAATTGCGATCAAAATCGCGTAGTGGTTCGGAAAAAAGTGGATCGCAGCCAAGATCAAGGTCGGGATTTACAGCTAGTGCACGATCAAGATCGAGTTCTgcagataatatacgaccgagAGCAGGCTCTGCACGTAGTGTACGTTCGAGATCGGGATCTGTAGCTAATGCACGGTCAAGCTCAG GTTCTGCAGCTGGCGCGCGATCGAGATCAGGCTCTGCACGTAGTGCACGTTCGAGATCAGGTTCTGCAGCTAATGCACGGTCAAGCTCAGGTTCTGCAGCTGGCGCGCGATCGAGATCGGGTTCTGTAGCTAGCGCACGATCGAGATCAGGCTCTGCAC GTAGTGCACGCTCGAGATCAGATTCTGAAGCTGGCGCGCGATCGAGATCGGGTTCTGTAGCTAGCGCACGATCGAGATCAGGCTCTGCACGTAGTGCACGTTCGAGATCAG GTTCTGCAGCTAATGCACGGTCAAGCTCAGGTTCTGCAGCTGGCGCGCGATCGAGATCGGGTTCTGTAGCTAGCGCACGATCGAGATCAGGCTCTGCACGTAGTGCACGTTCGAGATCAA GTTCTGCAGCTAATGCACGGTCAAGCTCAGGTTCTGCAGCTGGCGCGCGATCGAGATCAGGCTCTGCACGTAGTGCACGTTCGAGATCAGGTTCTGCAGCTAATGCACGGTCAAGCTCAGGTTCTGCAGCTGGCGCGCGATCGAGATCGGGTTCTGTAGCTAGCGCACGATCGAGATCAGGCTCTGCACGTAGTGCACGTTCGAGATCAGGTTCTGCAGCTGGCGCGCGATCAAGCCCGGCTTCTGTAACTGGCGCGCGATCGAGATTAGGCACTGCAAGTAGTGTACCTTTGAGAACAGGATCTGCAGTTAACGCACGATCAACCTCGGGTTCCGCAGCTGGTGCACGATCGAGATTAGATTATGCACGTAGTGCACTTTTGAGACGGGGACCTGTAGCTCGTACACGATCGAGATTAGGCTCTGCACGTAGTGCACGTTCGAGACCAGGATCTGCAGTTAGCGCACGATCAGTCTCGGGTTCTGTAGCTAGCGCACGATCGAGATCAGGCTCTGCACGTAGTGTACGTTCGAGATCGGGATCTGCAGCTAATGCACGGTCAAGCTCAGGTTCTGCAGCTGGCGTGCGATGGAGATCGGGTTCTGTAGCTAGCGCACGATTGAGATCAGACTCTGCACGTAGTGCACGTTCGAGATCAGGTTCTGCAGCTGGCGTGCGATCGAGATCGGGTTCTGTAGCTAGCGCACGATTGAGATCAGGCTCTGCAGTTAGCGCACGATCAACCTCGGGTTCCGTAGCTGGTGCGCGATCGAGATTAGACTCTGCACGTAGTGCACTTTTCAGACGGGGACCTGTAGCTAGTGCACGATCAAACTTGGGTTCTGTAGCTGGCGTACGATCGAGATTAGGCTTTGCACGTAGTGTACGTTCGAGATCGGGATCTGTAGCTCGTGAACAATCGAGATCAGGCTCTGTACGTAGTGTACGTTCGAGATCGGGATCTGTAGCCCGTGCACGATCGAGATCACGCTCTGCACCTAGTGTACGTTCGAGATCGGGATCTGTAGCTCGTGCACGATCGAGATCAGGCTCTGCACCTAGTGTACGTTCGAGATCGGGATCTGTAGCTAATGCACGGTCAGGCTCAGGTTCTGCAGCTAACGCACGATCGAGATCGT GCTCTGCACGTAGTGCTCTTTGCAGATCGGAATCTGCAGGTAGTGTATTATCGAGACAGAGATCTATAAGTAGTATACTATCAAGTTGGGGATCTATAGTTAGTATGCTATCAAGTTGGGGATCTCCACCTAGTGCACAATCAAGCCCGGGTTCTGTAGCTAGTGCACGATCAAGCCCGGGTTTTGCAGCTGGCGCACAATCAAGATCGGGTTCTGCAGCTAGCGCACAATCAAGATCGG GCTCTGCACGCAGCGCACGTTCGAGATCAGCATCTGCAGTTAGCGCACGATCAAACTCGGGTTCTGTAGCTGGCGTACGATCGAGATCAGGCTTTGCACGTAGTGTACGTTCGAGATCGGGATCTGTAGCTCGTGAACAATCGAGATCAGGCTCTGTACGTAGTGTACGTTCGAGATCGGGATCTGTAGCTCGTGCACGATCGAGATCACGCTCTGCACCTAGTGTACGTTCGAGATCGGGATCTGTAGCTCGTGCACGATCGAGATCAGGCTCTGCACCTAGTGTACGTTCGAGATCGGGATCTGTAGCTAATGCACGGTCAGGCTCAGGTTCTGCAGCTAACGCACGATCGAGATCGT GTTCTGCAGCTAACGCACGATCGAGAT TAGACTCTGCAGTTAGTGCACGATCGAGATCATGGTCTCCTAGTGGTTCCAGAAAAGTAGCTTCGCGATCAAGGTTAAGGTCAAGATCTGGATCAAGGAGTGGTTCATAG
- the LOC126914316 gene encoding RNA polymerase-associated protein CTR9 homolog isoform X10: MLAACYMQEANREKNKVKKRHLFTKAAQLHTNADEIIMYDQNHILGRAYLCLLERDKMNQADNQFNFILNLSPNNIPCLLGKACVAFNRKNYRGALAFYKKALRINPNCPAAVRLGMGHCFMKLNNQEKARLAFERALQLDGQCVGALVGLSIMQLNEQQPDSIRTGIQMLSKAYIIDPTNSMVLNHLANHFFFKKNYNKVHNLALHAFHNTENDVIRAESCYQLARVFHIEGKYNQAFQYYYQAIQFASPTFVLPHFGLGQMYIYRDDVEKAEQCFEKVLEVHPDNCETMKILGSLYANSGSQSKRDIAKNYLRKVTEQFPDDIEAWIELAQILQESDHKAALNAYGTVIRILKEQNQTDIPSEILNNVGALHYRLGNLEEAKKNLEVSLMSSEADALHDPVYYNSITVTTKYNLARLNEALCIFDEAEKLYRAILKKHPNYIDCYLRLGCMARDKGEIYEAFDWFKDALSINSRHPDAWILMGNLHLSKMQWGLAQKKFERIINEPETSTDAYSLIALGNIWLETLYQDKEGKNRNKKYQKRALAMYKKVLRNDPKNIWAANGIGAVLAHKGYVNEARDIFAQVRDATAKFPDVWLNIAHIYVEQQQFFNAIQMYVNCLRKFYKYHDVEVLQYLGRAYFKAGKLKEAKLTLLKGIRVAPQDTVLLYNIAFVLRCLAIQTLKDARSTLTTVLEAVRELALSHKYFQYLSRHGDKIRQLANAEAGSCQDLLSQAQYHVARARRLDEEEKIFKRKQEEERQVFKIRQTEEKRKSEEMRRQKEEEMIQKRQEYVEKTKNVLVIAAMPPKRPRGKGREARTDQYVSDNGGSESEEGCEKTRRKKKRKRKASGEHKEKRGKDKGMREKKMGNGENSSESDRSKPKRGRKGIIKKDRAFQKSTAKIATGKMPLSKEIISMNKSDSNSGGSKIASRGESRNEGRVRINRRIMYDSQESSTPRSRSSSRSKFRSRSRSSSRLRSEVQPRSVFRSPFRSRSGSKSRSQSRSKSPPRSRSVSAKSGSRSKSGSWKSQLRSKSRSGSEKSGSQPRSRSGFTASARSRSSSADNIRPRAGSARSVRSRSGSVANARSSSGSAAGARSRSGSARSARSRSGSAANARSSSGSAAGARSRSGSVASARSRSGSARSARSRSDSEAGARSRSGSVASARSRSGSARSARSRSGSAANARSSSGSAAGARSRSGSVASARSRSGSARSARSRSSSAANARSSSGSAAGARSRSGSARSARSRSGSAANARSSSGSAAGARSRSGSVASARSRSGSARSARSRSGSAAGARSSPASVTGARSRLGTASSVPLRTGSAVNARSTSGSAAGARSRLDYARSALLRRGPVARTRSRLGSARSARSRPGSAVSARSVSGSVASARSRSGSARSVRSRSGSAANARSSSGSAAGVRWRSGSVASARLRSDSARSARSRSGSAAGVRSRSGSVASARLRSGSAVSARSTSGSVAGARSRLDSARSALFRRGPVASARSNLGSAANARSRSCSAANARSRLDSAVSARSRSWSPSGSRKVASRSRLRSRSGSRSGS; encoded by the exons ATGTTGGCTGCATGTTATATGCAGGAAGCcaacagagaaaagaataaaGTCAAAAAGAGACATCTATTTACAAAAGCTGCCCAATTACATACAAATGCAGATGAGATTATTATGTATGACCAG AATCATATACTTGGCAGAGCTTATTTATGCCTTCTGGAAAGGGATAAGATGAATCAGGCTGATAaccaatttaattttatattaaatctgTCTCCAAACAATATTCCTTGCCTATTAGGAAAAGCATGCGTAGCGTTTAACAGAAAAAATTACAGAGGTGCTCTTGCCTTTTATAAAAAGGCATTGAGAATAAATCCAAATTGTCCAGCTGCTGTGAGGTTGGGGATGGGGCATTgttttatgaaattaaataatcagGAAAAAGCTCGTTTAGCATTTGAAAGAGCTTTACAGTTAGATGGCCAATGTGTTGGAGCATTAGTTGGACTTTCAATTATGCAACTGAATGAACAACAGCCTGATAGTATCAGAACTGGTATTCAAATGTTATCGAAAGCTTATATCATTGATCCGACTAATTCCATGGTGTTGAATCATTTGGCAAatcattttttctttaaaaagaaCTATAACAAAGTACACAACTTAGCCCTCCATGCATTTCACAATACTGAAAACGATGTTATACGTGCAGAAAGTTGCTATCAATTAGCCAGAGTATTTCATATCGAA GGTAAGTATAACCAAGCGTTTCAATATTACTATCAGGCCATACAATTTGCGTCTCCAACTTTTGTATTACCACACTTTGGCTTAGGTCAAATGTATATTTATCGTGATGATGTAGAAAAA GCAGAACAATGTTTCGAAAAAGTGTTGGAAGTTCATCCAGATAATTGTGAAACAATGAAAATTCTTGGATCTCTTTACGCAAATTCAGGTTCTCAATCCAAACGCGATATTGCTAAAAACTACCTTCGGAAAGTAACTGAACAATTTCCGGATGATATTGAAGCATGGATTGAATTGGCTCAAATATTGCAGGAAAGTGACCATAAAGCCGCCTTAAATGCATATGGTACGGTAATTAGGATTTTAAAAGAACAAAACCAGACAGATATACCATCAGAAATTCTAAACAATGTTGGTGCTCTACATTATAG ACTTGGAAACTTAGAAGAAGCTAAGAAAAATTTGGAGGTATCTTTAATGAGTTCTGAAGCTGATGCCTTACACGATCCTGTATACTATAACTCAATTACAGTTACGACAAAATATAATTTGGCTCGTTTAAACGAAGCTTTATGCATATTTGATGAAGCAGAAAAATTATACAGAGCCATTTTAAAGAAACATCCAAACTATATAGATTGTTATTTACGACTTGGCTGTATGGCTCGAGATAAAGGAGAAATTTATGAAGCGTTTGATTGGTTTAAGGATGCTTTAAGCATAAATAGCAGGCACCCAGATGCATGGATTCTTATGGGTAACTTACATTTGTCTAAAATGCAATGGGGTCTTGCCCAGAAGAAATTCGAAAGAATTATAAACGAACCAGAAACAAGTACCGATGCCTATTCTTTGATTGCTTTGGGTAACATTTGGTTGGAAACGTTGTATCAAGATAAAGAAGGTAAAAATCGAAACAAGAAATATCAAAAAAGAGCATTGGCTATGTATAAAAAG GTTTTGCGAAACGATCCTAAAAATATTTGGGCTGCAAATGGAATAGGAGCTGTACTGGCGCATAAAGGTTATGTAAATGAAGCTAGAGATATTTTTGCTCAAGTTCGAGATGCAACAGCAAAATTTCCCGATGTATGGTTGAATATTGCGCACATTTATGTAGAGCAACAACAATTCTTTAACGCTATCCAAATG taTGTAAACTGCCTTCGGAAGTTCTATAAATACCATGATGTCGAAGTTTTGCAATATCTTGGAAGAGCTTACTTTAAAGCTGGTAAATTAAAAGAAGCAAAATTGACATTATTAAAG GGAATAAGAGTAGCTCCACAGGACACTGTTTTGTTATACAATATTGCATTTGTCCTTCGATGTCTAGCGATACAAACTTTGAAGGATGCGAGATCCACATTAACAACTGTGCTCGAGGCAGTTCGCGAATTGGCACTCTCACATAAATACTTCCAATATCTATCAAGGCATGGTGATAAAATACGGCAACTTGCGAACGCAGAAGCAGGGAGCTGTCAAGATCTTTTATCGCAAGCGCAATATCATGTTGCCAGAGCTAGACGATTGGACGaggaagaaaaaatatttaagagaaaacaagaagaagaaag ACAAGTATTTAAAATTCGACAAACGGAAGAAAAACGGAAATCTGAAGAAATGCGACGacaaaaagaagaggaaatgaTACAGAAACGTCAAGAGTACGTTGAAAAGACAAAGAACGTTTTGGTAATCGCTGCAATGCCTCCAAAAAGACCTAGAGGGAAAGGAAGAGAAGCACGCACTGATCAATACGTTAGTGACAATGGTGGTTCTGAAAGTGAGGAAGGTTGCGAGAAAACTcgtagaaaaaagaaacgcaaAAGAAAAGCAAGTGGCGAACATAAAGAAAAAAGGGGCAAGGATAAAGGAATGCGCGAGAAAAAAATGGGGAATGGAGAAAATA GTTCAGAAAGTGATCGATCCAAGCCGAAACGTGGGAGAAAAGGGATTATTAAGAAAGACAGAGCATTTCAGAAAAGTACAGCTAAGATTGCAACAGGAAAGATGCCTTTATCGAAGGAAATTATATCAATGAACAAATCTGATAGCAATTCAGGAGGTTCTAAAATTGCTAGCAG AGGTGAAAGCCGTAACGAAGGTCGCGTACGCATAAATAGACGAATTATGTATGACTCACAAGAATCCAGTACACCAAGATCCAGGTCTAGTTCCAGATCGAAATTTAGAAGCCGTTCTAGAAGTAGCTCACGATTGCGATCAGAAGTTCAACCTCGATCCGTATTTCGTTCACCATTTAGATCTCGTTCAGGTTCCAAGTCGAGAAGTCAATCGCGGTCGAAAAGTCCGCCGAGATCAAGATCCGTTTCAGCGAAAAGTGGTTCACGCTCAAAATCAGGATCGTGGAAAAGTCAATTGCGATCAAAATCGCGTAGTGGTTCGGAAAAAAGTGGATCGCAGCCAAGATCAAGGTCGGGATTTACAGCTAGTGCACGATCAAGATCGAGTTCTgcagataatatacgaccgagAGCAGGCTCTGCACGTAGTGTACGTTCGAGATCGGGATCTGTAGCTAATGCACGGTCAAGCTCAG GTTCTGCAGCTGGCGCGCGATCGAGATCAGGCTCTGCACGTAGTGCACGTTCGAGATCAGGTTCTGCAGCTAATGCACGGTCAAGCTCAGGTTCTGCAGCTGGCGCGCGATCGAGATCGGGTTCTGTAGCTAGCGCACGATCGAGATCAGGCTCTGCAC GTAGTGCACGCTCGAGATCAGATTCTGAAGCTGGCGCGCGATCGAGATCGGGTTCTGTAGCTAGCGCACGATCGAGATCAGGCTCTGCACGTAGTGCACGTTCGAGATCAG GTTCTGCAGCTAATGCACGGTCAAGCTCAGGTTCTGCAGCTGGCGCGCGATCGAGATCGGGTTCTGTAGCTAGCGCACGATCGAGATCAGGCTCTGCACGTAGTGCACGTTCGAGATCAA GTTCTGCAGCTAATGCACGGTCAAGCTCAGGTTCTGCAGCTGGCGCGCGATCGAGATCAGGCTCTGCACGTAGTGCACGTTCGAGATCAGGTTCTGCAGCTAATGCACGGTCAAGCTCAGGTTCTGCAGCTGGCGCGCGATCGAGATCGGGTTCTGTAGCTAGCGCACGATCGAGATCAGGCTCTGCACGTAGTGCACGTTCGAGATCAGGTTCTGCAGCTGGCGCGCGATCAAGCCCGGCTTCTGTAACTGGCGCGCGATCGAGATTAGGCACTGCAAGTAGTGTACCTTTGAGAACAGGATCTGCAGTTAACGCACGATCAACCTCGGGTTCCGCAGCTGGTGCACGATCGAGATTAGATTATGCACGTAGTGCACTTTTGAGACGGGGACCTGTAGCTCGTACACGATCGAGATTAGGCTCTGCACGTAGTGCACGTTCGAGACCAGGATCTGCAGTTAGCGCACGATCAGTCTCGGGTTCTGTAGCTAGCGCACGATCGAGATCAGGCTCTGCACGTAGTGTACGTTCGAGATCGGGATCTGCAGCTAATGCACGGTCAAGCTCAGGTTCTGCAGCTGGCGTGCGATGGAGATCGGGTTCTGTAGCTAGCGCACGATTGAGATCAGACTCTGCACGTAGTGCACGTTCGAGATCAGGTTCTGCAGCTGGCGTGCGATCGAGATCGGGTTCTGTAGCTAGCGCACGATTGAGATCAGGCTCTGCAGTTAGCGCACGATCAACCTCGGGTTCCGTAGCTGGTGCGCGATCGAGATTAGACTCTGCACGTAGTGCACTTTTCAGACGGGGACCTGTAGCTAGTGCACGATCAAACTTGG GTTCTGCAGCTAACGCACGATCGAGATCGT GTTCTGCAGCTAACGCACGATCGAGAT TAGACTCTGCAGTTAGTGCACGATCGAGATCATGGTCTCCTAGTGGTTCCAGAAAAGTAGCTTCGCGATCAAGGTTAAGGTCAAGATCTGGATCAAGGAGTGGTTCATAG